The proteins below come from a single Nocardiopsis gilva YIM 90087 genomic window:
- a CDS encoding PucR family transcriptional regulator translates to MPPTLGALLRTPRLQLRLLAGDDRLDREVRWVAVSELTDPTPYLEGGELVLTTGVRWAAGADATRDYVRRLVRREVTGLGFGSGVAHDDVPADLVDAARELGLPLVEVPRPTPFIAVGKEVSRLLAKESYEGLSRAFAAQRRLTQAALRGAEAIVDRLAGEVGDWLLLLAPDGTPRHAVPAAAAERALELAGEVRRLRQARQRAGASVASGGETASVQPLGVGGRIQGFLVVGGAQRLGADERTLVNAAASLLSLELERTAPGRGEGLRGGLLEALLDGAIEVDRAASARLLAALPTEPVVVALAAAAPGEGVLRDPALDGCLVAELDDRLVVLATEDTDPGGAVARLTGAPVGVGGPVGYRDLPMARVQAERALQAAQRDGRPVVRAADLPGGFLGLVDTPAGTRLAHDLLAPLLSHRSADDLMRSLRAYLAAAGRWDAASEELGIHRHTLRYRITRIRELLPGDLDDPDYRAELWMALRTLEPDRV, encoded by the coding sequence GTGCCGCCCACACTCGGCGCCCTGCTGCGCACGCCCCGCCTGCAGCTGCGGCTGCTCGCCGGGGACGACCGGCTCGACCGCGAGGTGCGCTGGGTCGCCGTCAGCGAGCTCACCGACCCCACCCCCTACCTGGAGGGCGGCGAGCTCGTCCTCACCACCGGCGTGCGCTGGGCCGCGGGCGCCGACGCCACCCGCGACTACGTGCGGCGGCTGGTCCGACGCGAGGTCACTGGCCTGGGCTTCGGTAGCGGCGTGGCGCACGACGACGTCCCCGCCGACCTCGTGGACGCCGCCCGCGAACTCGGCCTCCCGCTCGTCGAGGTGCCCCGGCCGACCCCGTTCATCGCCGTCGGCAAGGAGGTCTCCCGGCTGCTGGCCAAGGAGTCCTACGAGGGCCTGAGTCGCGCGTTCGCCGCTCAGCGCAGGCTCACCCAGGCGGCTCTGCGCGGCGCCGAGGCCATCGTCGACCGCCTCGCCGGGGAGGTCGGCGACTGGCTGCTGCTGCTCGCCCCCGACGGCACGCCCCGGCACGCCGTCCCCGCCGCGGCCGCGGAGCGCGCTCTGGAGCTGGCGGGGGAGGTGCGCCGCCTGCGGCAGGCCCGGCAGCGCGCCGGTGCGTCGGTGGCGTCCGGCGGGGAGACCGCCTCGGTGCAGCCGCTGGGCGTGGGCGGCCGGATCCAGGGCTTCCTCGTCGTCGGGGGCGCCCAGCGCCTCGGAGCCGATGAGCGGACCCTGGTCAACGCGGCGGCGTCACTGCTCTCCCTGGAACTGGAGCGCACCGCCCCCGGGCGAGGTGAGGGGCTGCGCGGCGGCCTGCTGGAGGCCCTGCTCGACGGGGCGATCGAGGTGGATCGCGCGGCATCGGCGCGATTGCTCGCGGCTCTTCCCACCGAACCTGTGGTCGTGGCGCTCGCCGCGGCGGCTCCCGGGGAGGGCGTGTTGCGCGACCCGGCCCTGGACGGCTGCCTTGTGGCGGAACTCGACGACCGACTCGTGGTGCTGGCCACCGAGGACACCGATCCGGGCGGCGCCGTGGCCCGGCTGACCGGCGCGCCCGTCGGCGTGGGTGGACCGGTCGGCTACCGCGACCTTCCCATGGCGCGCGTCCAGGCCGAGCGGGCACTGCAGGCGGCGCAGCGCGACGGTCGGCCGGTGGTGCGCGCGGCCGACCTGCCCGGCGGGTTCCTCGGCCTGGTCGACACCCCGGCCGGGACCCGGCTGGCCCACGACCTGCTGGCCCCGCTGCTGTCCCATCGCTCCGCCGACGATCTTATGCGGTCGCTGCGCGCCTACCTGGCCGCCGCCGGCCGCTGGGACGCCGCGTCGGAGGAGCTGGGGATCCACCGGCACACGCTGCGCTACCGGATCACCCGGATCCGGGAACTGCTCCCCGGGGACCTCGACGACCCCGATTACCGCGCCGAGCTGTGGATGGCCCTGCGCACGCTGGAGCCGGACCGAGTCTGA